A region from the Natronorubrum halophilum genome encodes:
- a CDS encoding NAD(P)/FAD-dependent oxidoreductase: MRDVCIVGGGVSGLAASIFTARAGLDTLVIDGGESILARNASLENYPGFPDGVDARRYLQLAREQARNAGAAFELGYVTGVEPLDETELEEGFVLETDGGEPLEARRVIAASWSDSEYLVPLDVGRIQRGSKHYIAVDEAGRTAVEGVYAAGRIANEPHQSIVAAGHGAKVGLAVIHDSDVNFYHDWVVPEGYFTGRGREVPPGCEEISDGERRERDEQARTRMLEAFDEPLDEMPTMHPSVDRD, translated from the coding sequence ATGCGAGATGTCTGTATCGTCGGCGGCGGCGTCTCCGGCCTCGCCGCCTCGATTTTCACCGCACGCGCCGGACTGGATACCCTCGTCATCGACGGCGGGGAGTCCATCCTCGCGCGTAACGCCAGCCTCGAGAACTACCCCGGCTTTCCCGACGGGGTCGACGCCCGCCGGTACCTGCAACTGGCGCGCGAGCAGGCCCGGAACGCGGGTGCCGCGTTCGAACTCGGGTACGTGACCGGCGTCGAACCGCTCGATGAGACGGAGCTCGAGGAGGGATTCGTCCTCGAGACCGACGGGGGCGAGCCGCTCGAGGCCCGACGAGTGATCGCGGCCTCCTGGTCGGACAGCGAGTATCTCGTCCCGCTGGACGTCGGCCGGATACAGCGCGGCAGCAAACACTACATCGCGGTCGACGAGGCCGGACGAACGGCCGTCGAGGGCGTCTACGCGGCGGGGCGAATCGCCAACGAGCCCCACCAATCCATCGTCGCGGCCGGCCACGGGGCGAAAGTCGGTCTCGCGGTCATTCACGACTCGGACGTGAACTTCTACCACGACTGGGTCGTCCCCGAGGGCTACTTCACCGGCCGGGGTCGCGAGGTGCCGCCGGGCTGTGAGGAGATCAGCGACGGGGAGCGACGGGAGCGCGACGAGCAAGCCAGAACGCGCATGCTCGAGGCGTTCGACGAACCACTCGACGAGATGCCGACGATGCACCCGAGCGTCGACCGGGACTGA
- a CDS encoding SRPBCC family protein → MDRILLSTLAYRSPEEVFPYVRSFSDYPRYTDHLKEVRVHGDGGVGSVYDLRLAWWKLSYTVRSKVTAISAPDSLEWQLVNNLDARGEWRVEPEPESAPDGVETASRIYFEAVYDPHSADESALSLPRFVSLDWVVRKVEPKLLSEAESVVQRLVADIEGRRRDVELTVHEMP, encoded by the coding sequence GTGGACAGAATTCTCCTCAGTACGCTCGCCTATCGCTCGCCCGAGGAGGTCTTTCCGTACGTCCGATCGTTCTCCGACTATCCGCGCTACACCGACCACCTGAAGGAAGTGCGCGTACACGGCGACGGCGGCGTCGGCTCCGTCTACGACCTTCGCCTCGCCTGGTGGAAACTCAGCTACACCGTTCGCTCGAAGGTCACCGCCATTTCGGCACCCGACTCCCTCGAGTGGCAGCTGGTCAACAACCTCGACGCTCGAGGCGAATGGCGCGTCGAACCGGAGCCCGAGTCGGCACCCGACGGCGTGGAGACGGCGAGTCGAATCTACTTCGAGGCCGTCTACGACCCGCACTCGGCCGACGAGAGCGCGCTCTCGTTGCCGCGGTTCGTCTCGCTGGATTGGGTCGTCCGCAAGGTCGAGCCCAAACTTCTGAGCGAGGCCGAGTCCGTCGTCCAACGGCTGGTTGCGGATATCGAGGGACGACGACGGGACGTCGAGTTGACGGTGCACGAGATGCCCTGA
- a CDS encoding M42 family metallopeptidase — MESLPFDSELLTELTETSGVPGYEDRIRELVIREFEDSVDSIRTDAMGNIVGTLEGESEYATAVAAHMDEIGFMVRHIEGDEDGGFGFVELDPLGGWDPRILKAQRVTIHTDDGDLPGVIGSPPPHTLSDEEREKSPRIEDVVVDVGLPYEDLEERVSPGDLVTMDQTTERVGETITGKALDDRVCLFAMLEAARRLETPDVTIHFCATVQEEVGLRGARALGVDIDPDLAVALDVTVANDVPGFDAGEHVTELGDGAAIKLKDSSVITNPKVHKRLQGVAEAEGINHQLEILPAGGTDTGGFQFSAGAKPVGAISIPTRYLHTPTETAHVDDISATIDLLCAFLESEDGEHEYTL, encoded by the coding sequence ATGGAATCCCTTCCTTTCGACTCCGAACTGCTCACGGAACTGACCGAGACGAGTGGCGTCCCCGGCTACGAGGACCGGATCCGGGAACTCGTGATCCGCGAGTTCGAGGACAGCGTCGACTCCATCCGTACCGACGCGATGGGGAACATCGTTGGGACCCTCGAGGGCGAGTCGGAGTACGCCACCGCCGTCGCCGCGCACATGGACGAGATCGGCTTTATGGTCCGCCACATCGAGGGCGACGAAGACGGCGGCTTCGGCTTCGTCGAGCTCGACCCCCTCGGCGGCTGGGATCCTCGCATCCTCAAGGCACAGCGCGTGACGATCCACACGGACGACGGCGACCTACCGGGCGTTATCGGCTCGCCGCCGCCCCACACCCTGAGCGACGAGGAGCGCGAAAAGAGCCCCAGAATCGAGGACGTCGTCGTCGACGTCGGCCTTCCCTACGAGGATCTCGAGGAGCGCGTTTCGCCCGGCGACCTCGTGACGATGGACCAGACCACCGAGCGCGTCGGCGAGACGATCACCGGGAAGGCTCTCGACGACCGCGTCTGTCTGTTCGCGATGCTCGAGGCGGCCCGCCGTCTCGAAACCCCCGACGTGACGATCCACTTCTGTGCGACGGTTCAAGAGGAGGTCGGCCTCCGGGGCGCTCGAGCGCTCGGCGTCGACATCGATCCCGACCTCGCGGTCGCGCTCGACGTCACCGTCGCCAACGACGTCCCCGGCTTCGACGCCGGCGAACACGTCACCGAACTCGGCGACGGGGCCGCGATCAAACTCAAAGACTCGAGCGTCATCACGAACCCGAAGGTCCACAAACGACTGCAGGGAGTCGCCGAAGCCGAGGGGATCAACCACCAACTCGAGATTCTCCCCGCCGGTGGGACGGACACGGGCGGGTTCCAGTTCTCCGCCGGCGCGAAACCCGTCGGCGCGATCTCGATTCCGACGCGCTACCTGCACACCCCCACCGAAACCGCCCACGTCGACGATATCTCGGCGACGATCGATCTCCTCTGTGCGTTCCTCGAGAGCGAAGACGGCGAGCACGAATACACGCTCTAA
- a CDS encoding thiolase C-terminal domain-containing protein: MSDVRVAGVGLTPFGNTPERTSRDLFAEASITAFEDSGVSRTDVDALLYGNFMGELAEHQGHQGPLMAEAAGVQAPATRYESACASSGAAVRDAVMRIRNGEDDVILVGGAERMTNLGTAGATEALAIAADDLWEVRAGMTFPGAYALMAQAYFAEYGGEHEDLAHIAVKNHENAMTNDKAQYQSAIEVSDVLEAPQVSTPLGLYDSCPISDGAAAIVLTSEAYADEHDLEAPVAITGTGQGGDRMALHDREYLARSPAAREAGAEAYADAGIDAADVDLAEVHDCFTIAEVLAIESLDLFPVGEGISAARDGRTTADGETPINLSGGLKAKGHPVGATGASQIAEVATLLAGDHPNSSFVEDATAGLAHNAGGTVASATVHVLEVVDR, encoded by the coding sequence ATGAGTGACGTACGTGTCGCAGGCGTCGGTCTGACTCCGTTCGGGAACACGCCCGAACGAACGAGTCGAGATCTCTTCGCGGAAGCGAGTATTACGGCCTTCGAGGACAGCGGCGTCTCTCGGACGGACGTCGATGCCCTCCTGTACGGCAACTTTATGGGCGAACTGGCGGAACACCAGGGCCACCAGGGCCCGCTGATGGCCGAGGCCGCGGGGGTTCAAGCACCCGCGACCCGCTACGAATCGGCCTGTGCCTCGAGCGGGGCGGCCGTCCGGGACGCGGTGATGCGAATCCGCAACGGCGAGGACGACGTGATCCTCGTCGGCGGTGCCGAGCGGATGACCAACCTCGGTACGGCGGGCGCGACGGAAGCGCTCGCGATCGCCGCCGACGACCTCTGGGAGGTCCGCGCCGGCATGACCTTCCCCGGAGCCTACGCGCTGATGGCTCAGGCCTACTTCGCCGAGTACGGCGGCGAACACGAAGATCTGGCCCACATCGCCGTCAAGAACCACGAGAACGCGATGACAAACGACAAGGCCCAGTACCAGAGCGCCATCGAAGTCAGCGACGTCCTCGAGGCCCCGCAGGTCTCGACCCCGCTCGGTCTCTACGACTCCTGTCCGATCTCCGACGGTGCCGCCGCGATCGTCCTCACGAGCGAGGCCTACGCCGACGAACACGATCTCGAGGCTCCCGTCGCCATCACGGGAACCGGGCAGGGCGGCGACCGCATGGCGCTGCACGACCGCGAGTACCTCGCGCGCTCGCCCGCCGCCCGCGAGGCAGGCGCGGAGGCCTACGCCGACGCCGGCATCGACGCCGCCGACGTCGACCTCGCGGAGGTCCACGACTGTTTCACCATCGCGGAAGTGCTCGCGATCGAATCGCTCGATCTCTTTCCGGTCGGAGAGGGCATCTCGGCGGCCCGCGACGGTCGGACGACCGCCGACGGCGAGACGCCGATCAACCTCTCCGGCGGGCTGAAGGCCAAGGGCCACCCGGTCGGCGCGACCGGCGCATCCCAGATCGCCGAGGTCGCCACGCTCCTGGCCGGCGACCATCCGAACAGTTCGTTCGTCGAGGATGCGACGGCTGGCCTCGCTCACAACGCGGGTGGGACGGTCGCCAGCGCAACCGTTCACGTCCTGGAGGTGGTCGACCGATGA